One window from the genome of Echinicola vietnamensis DSM 17526 encodes:
- a CDS encoding DUF4153 domain-containing protein, which produces MINFPSLRYLNNQALAAVKRFPLALISGILAASAGNLLIESENWVDNAFPYINLMLTAALGISCFFCISIINEKKQVSEPYSYINHLLGIGIMVLVYFSLPDGTHSKSTAMPYYRFAILGACIHLMVSFTPYLQNIHTLAFWNYNKTLFLRFLTSLLYSLVLFAGLAMALAALHLLFELDIDPKIYLQLFVLIMGVFNTWVFLAGIPRPLHQIDQEVNYPKGLKIFSQYILLSLLMVYLLILYGYSLKIILEWDWPKGIVAYLIIGMAIWGILTILLLYPYRDNDKEPWIGNFSRIYFFLLFPLVVVLFIAIGIRIDDYGITINRYLIVLLGAWLTVTCFYFKLGFKSIKFIPLSLACILLFSSFGPWGIFSVSERSQYRRLKAILRNHHLLEEEHAAHEVIWDQSHLPKLKPAQANTGPVLVKEEEVKEIYSITRYLEQHHSLDRMRDWYEQDIDSILQAINEGKPKWNKTSTASLYLETLGIPENPLGHFNKMITLQAQSRTNQATNTQGYDYLTPIRINNQDTTTFKAGYSSFNIHLNPRKNGISISNALHRTDINLSNLALSHQPDLDSLPERFPYPTTAMTYTTDKEGLKVKLELKSIRFINNNDTSITLDYLDGNLLLRDSIPQRK; this is translated from the coding sequence ATGATTAATTTCCCCTCCTTAAGATACCTGAACAACCAAGCCCTGGCAGCAGTAAAGCGGTTTCCATTGGCGCTCATTTCAGGTATTTTGGCAGCCTCCGCGGGAAACCTCCTTATAGAAAGTGAAAACTGGGTAGACAATGCCTTTCCTTACATCAATTTGATGCTGACGGCTGCACTGGGAATTTCTTGTTTTTTTTGTATCAGTATCATTAATGAAAAAAAACAAGTCTCCGAGCCTTATTCATATATCAACCATTTATTGGGCATCGGTATCATGGTTTTGGTCTATTTTTCTCTTCCAGATGGAACCCATTCCAAAAGCACTGCAATGCCCTATTACCGCTTTGCGATCTTAGGTGCCTGCATCCACTTAATGGTTTCCTTTACCCCATACCTGCAAAACATCCACACTTTAGCCTTTTGGAATTATAACAAAACACTATTTCTACGGTTTTTAACATCGCTATTGTACTCCTTGGTGCTCTTTGCGGGACTCGCAATGGCCTTGGCGGCATTGCATTTACTTTTTGAATTAGACATTGATCCCAAAATATACCTGCAGCTTTTCGTATTGATCATGGGGGTATTTAATACTTGGGTTTTCTTGGCGGGAATCCCACGCCCGCTCCATCAAATTGACCAAGAAGTAAACTATCCCAAAGGGTTAAAGATATTCAGCCAGTATATTCTGCTCAGCCTGTTGATGGTGTATTTATTGATCCTATACGGGTATAGCTTAAAAATCATCCTTGAATGGGATTGGCCCAAAGGCATTGTGGCCTATCTCATCATCGGCATGGCTATTTGGGGCATTTTGACCATTTTGCTTTTATATCCCTACCGGGACAATGATAAAGAACCTTGGATAGGCAACTTTTCGCGAATATATTTCTTCCTATTGTTTCCACTGGTGGTCGTGTTATTCATTGCTATCGGAATTCGAATCGATGATTATGGCATCACTATTAACAGGTACCTTATCGTCCTACTTGGAGCATGGCTCACAGTGACCTGTTTTTATTTTAAACTTGGTTTCAAGAGCATCAAATTCATCCCCTTGTCCTTGGCCTGCATACTCCTATTCTCTTCGTTTGGACCATGGGGGATATTCTCAGTAAGCGAAAGGAGTCAATACAGAAGGTTAAAAGCAATCTTGCGAAACCATCATTTACTGGAAGAAGAACATGCCGCCCACGAGGTAATTTGGGATCAATCCCATTTGCCTAAGTTAAAACCTGCTCAAGCAAATACCGGCCCGGTGCTGGTAAAGGAAGAAGAAGTCAAAGAAATCTATTCCATTACCCGCTACCTTGAACAGCATCATAGCTTGGATAGAATGCGAGATTGGTATGAGCAGGACATTGATTCCATCCTCCAAGCCATCAATGAAGGAAAACCTAAATGGAACAAAACCAGCACTGCTAGCTTATACTTGGAAACCTTGGGCATCCCTGAAAATCCCTTGGGACACTTCAACAAAATGATCACCCTTCAGGCCCAAAGCAGAACCAACCAAGCGACCAACACCCAGGGATACGACTATTTAACGCCTATCCGTATCAACAATCAAGACACGACTACATTTAAAGCTGGGTATTCATCCTTTAACATTCACCTCAACCCAAGAAAAAATGGAATATCCATTTCCAATGCCCTGCACCGGACCGATATCAACCTCAGCAACTTAGCCTTGTCACATCAGCCCGATCTTGACTCTCTGCCCGAGCGTTTTCCCTACCCCACCACCGCCATGACCTATACCACTGACAAAGAAGGACTAAAAGTAAAACTCGAGCTTAAATCCATTCGGTTCATCAACAATAATGATACCTCTATTACGCTAGATTACTTGGATGGCAACCTTTTACTTAGGGATTCCATCCCTCAAAGAAAGTAA